From the Dioscorea cayenensis subsp. rotundata cultivar TDr96_F1 unplaced genomic scaffold, TDr96_F1_v2_PseudoChromosome.rev07_lg8_w22 25.fasta BLBR01000372.1, whole genome shotgun sequence genome, one window contains:
- the LOC120254164 gene encoding pentatricopeptide repeat-containing protein At3g26630, chloroplastic-like: protein MSFISVLVQCRHQKEIKHVHAYAITMSMIRNLSVANKLLYIYAKHKDLHDPSVLFFWMDQCANEFVQSGARVDNFTIPFVLRVCRDMESLRMGLEIHHLIYKFGLKSDVFVAAALVDIYVKCGFLEDARVYSGIVPDKVMMLGAMYTAKIVHEYIERRNFSLNVILRTAMIDMDKDQDHVVGDYNEDQEQVWNIGDHLLI, encoded by the exons ATGTCCTTCATCTCAGTCCTCGTCCAATGCCGCCATCAGAAAGAGATCAAGCACGTCCACGCCTACGCCATCACCATGTCCATGATCAGAAATCTCAGCGTTGCAAATAAGCTCTTGTACATCTACGCCAAGCACAAGGATTTGCATGACCCGTCCGTGCTCTTCTTTTGGATGGATCAGTGTGCCAAT GAATTCGTTCAGTCTGGGGCTCGTGTTGATAACTTCACAATTCCTTTCGTGCTTAGGGTTTGTCGTGATATGGAGTCTCTGCGAATGGGGTTGGAAATTCATCATCTTATTTACAAGTTTGGATTGAAGTCGGATGTGTTTGTCGCCGCTGCATTAGTTGATATATATGTGAAATGTGGGTTTTTGGAGGATGCACG GGTCTACAGTGGCATTGTCCCTGATaaggtgatgatgcttggtgCTATGTATACGGCTAAGATTGTCCATGAGTATATTGAGAGGAGGAACTTCTCATTGAATGTTATCTTAAGGACTGCGATGATTGATATGGATAAAGATCAAGATCATGTTGTTGGTGATTataatgaagatcaagaacaagtttgGAATATTGGTGACCATTTGTTAATTTAG